TCAATATAAAGTAGCATGTATACATCTAATATAAAGTAACGATTGTCGACTTTTAGACATTTGAGTTGTATTTCATGATTAAGAAAATGTGTATCTCTCCGATGTTCAAGCTTCATTAAGAATGATTGTTCAAAACCCATGAATGCTTTAAAAGAGATCCCGTAGAATCATGATCTTACCCAATATCATGAAGAAAAAAATATCATATGGATGCATATCACAATTTGATTACATCCGAAGTTCATGAAAGAAACGCAAATTTAACTACCGTCATTAATCTAAGTTTAAGAAATCAAATTGTGGGTTAAGTAAAAcaacaaacacttggtgtgcatgaaAGCAAACCAGAAATTAAACTATCCTAACCTATCTTCACAACAATTTATAGAAGTAGTCTACACCAATAAGTATATAGCTACACCTAAAGTCCATGATTGAAACAAAAGAACAAATTGTCATTTGGTGGATAAGTGATGATGGATCAAATGAGAACAAACCATCTACACCAATTTGAACGTAGATCCAATATGTGAACTTCAACTTTTTTAACACATATTCATAGACATATCTCATAAAAATACAACTTACTCCATGAGAATCATCCAACCAACCGATTCATAGACATATCTTCAGATCCATGAATCAGAAAACCACCGTGCTCCGCCATTGGTTATAGTTGTCAGTTGATTCCGACGGTGTTAGATCGCGAGCAACATCCAGGTCAAACGTGGATGAAATCGCCAAATATGATAATGACAATGGTAGGGTTTGTCATACGACAGTCAAGATGAGGCAAATGTTTGATAAATCGATAATGAATGTGTACTGGTGAAATCGATAATGTTGAAGACGGCAAAGAGTTAGGGGTATAGATTCTAACATCCTTCAATCATACAGGATAATCAAAATGGAAGAGTAACAACGAAAGAGATTAACAACGAAAGAGATGAAGAATAAAAGGAAAAAAAGTTACCTATGTTACCAGAAGGAAAGAAGATTGTAGGAGAAGGAAGCCATCTACGCGTgtttttgtttagggttttagtttGAGCGGGATTTTGTGAAATTAGAGGCTGTAGAGAGGACAGGTGGCAATTAAAGGTGTAAGAGGATGCCAAGTGGCctaaatttattttgttttattagaagtagtagataTGGCGAAGAATGCAGAAGAAAACACTTGGTCTTGCTTGTCACGATGATCTAATTCTGTGATCGTTGTTGTTTCttaaaaaagagagaaaaattaaatAATTTGTTTATTCAAATTAGAGTAAAGATTTAAAGATAGAACATATCTTCCGCAAAGCtataaatttaaagaaaaaaagtGTTGTATTTCCAAACTAGGTTATACTCCCGGGTATTACACGTGGTTAAACAATAGAAACGATTTAAttatatcatctgtaaaaaaattCATATAACTGACATATATGTAGAGAAAGTGTATCTTACAATTggccttaacgtacattacgtacgcgagtATAAATCGCACATTATAAAAAAGCGCGTTCATGAATCTGGGAAATCGCATGGGGGGATGAAATCGCATGggggatgaagatctgacggtTGTGGTTATCGCGTACGCAATGTATGATAAGCCATTTTGTATGTTAACTGGCCCCCGTATATCTATTACCAATATGACAGTTCACACAGTTAACTTGAATTTATCACAAAAACCGACTTATGTTAATTAGTAACACTGAAATACTAAATATCTCGTGTATTAAATGGGTTAAATACTAAAAAAATGTAATACACAgagataaatatttttttatataattgaaTTTACGTATTATATTACGTAGGATAACgtatataaataatattattttattattgtgTATCTTCTACtaatgttacaaaatgaaaagttaataccctagaatgtgattttaaactattagtacatAAATATGTTACTTTATGCAAACTACagagactaactatgtaattaattcttaaataaacataaaaaacaaacaaaaggcACTTAGGCCTTAACGAATTATACAAACTAACTAGTAAAATTCCCTCACGTGTTGCGGCGGGAATTTGGTAGGTATTGGTTCAGTTCATTATGTATTGGTATGGTACCGACACTCGGTATAGcaaccaaaagaaaaaaaaaacaaaaaatataaagTTGTGATATGACCCAAATGCTATTTAGATGCCTTATACATAagtcgaaaaccataaaaataaatatcGCTAACGATTTAGATAATATCGATACCGGTAGCGATTTTGTTCAGTCGGAATCAGTTCAGCCTCACTATGCGGTGGAAAGTCGGTCAATTTTGATTCGCTTCTGTATAGTAATGGCACTAGGTATAGAAACCAAACTAAATAACGAATACCGGTAACGTGTCCGATAATACTAATGTCAATATCGATGTTGTTGAGAAATTGACCGAGTTCTTCAAAACACTGGTACGAAATTGACACTTTTTTAActgcaaatttggatcactgatggaccactagagtatcatcaTGCCACCGGTGAAACCACCCGATAATATTTATCTTCACTAGACTACAGTGTCTATATACTAATTCAGGAGTGAATCGACACCAGTAATTGATGTGTTTATTCTTTGACAGAGTCAATAGAGTAGCATTGAATAATGTAATTGATGTGTTTATTCTTTGACATAGTCAATAGAGTAGCATTGAATTGTATATTTTTTTAAGTTCTGCTAAAAAGGTTTAGGAAAAAAAATTAGACCtaattataaatataattaaagAGACTTGTAAAAACGGGTTGGCAAATTTGAATGGGAATATAAAGCCTACGAAGCAGAAACTTGGAAAAAGaatacaaatattaaaacttgactaaagggTAAGGTTTGGCCCATCCCCACGGGGATGAGCCTCCACGTAGGCGTCACGTAGACGGCTCGTGGGGGATGGGCCTCCTTCATAATTGAgggggatggaggatggggctaccccacctcattattttataattttctaagttttactttattaacttaataaaaactttataaaaattaacaaatacaacataaataaattcatttcataacataaaaaaaattacattttctaaaaaaaatacatttccgaaaaataaaaaaaatattacatttcctaaaaaaaaaactaaactactCGTCTTCGTCTTCCTCTTCGGCACCGTCCGTTACGTTAACGTTGTTCCAAATATGTTCTACCAAATCCTGTTGAAGGTTTATATGCGTGAAGTCGTTGGTTAGCGCgaacgagtttaaatcctgttGCGTCGGATCTACCGGGACAGTATTCCCGTAAGATGCATTCTCATCATACTCACAAATCGCCCGACCTTCGTCTTCAATAATCATGTTATGGAGCAAAATGCAAGCGTACATAATCAGGCGCAACCGCTTCTGTGTGAACGCACGTGCCGGTTGTTCAAGGACGgcccattttttttttaaaacaccaaaacAACTTTCGATGTCTTTTCTTGCACCTTCTTGACGCTTGGcgaattttttccttttttcttcCTCAGGATATGAAATAGTCTTGACAATTGTAGACCAAGACGGATATATTCCGTCAGCAAGATAATACCCGCGTCTATACTCAACCCCTGATACTGTAAAACGAGTGTCCGGTCCGATTCCATTAACGACATCGCTAAAGATCGTCGATTGGTACAGCACGTTGAGGACGTTGAGTGAACCAGGGAGCCCAAAGAAAGAATGCCAGATCCACAAATCTTGTGACGCCACGGCCTCAAGTATTAAGGTTGGATAGCCGTGATCACCTCGCGTGTATTGGCCTCGCCACCCAGTCGGGCAGTTATGCCACGCCCAATGCATACAATCAATGCTACCAAGCATTCCCGGAAACCCGTGCCTTGCTTCATGAGCTTGGTACAACTGTTGAACATCATACGCGTTTGGTTTCCGCAAATATTTTTTGCTATACAGTTTCACCACATTATGGCAAAACCGATACAAACATTCCCGCGCGGTTCTTGCCGACATCTGTAAGTACTCGTCCAACGCGTCGGCCACTGTCCCGTACgccagttggcgaatggccgcaGTAAACTTTTGTAACGTGGTGAACCCTTCATAATTACGAGCATCGGGTCGTTGAGTGAAAAACGGGTCTAGCCCCGCCAAATCATCAGCAATCCGTGTGAATAAACGGCGACTCATTCGGAACCTTCGTTTGAAAGTGTCGGCGTTGTAAAGGGGTGCATCAGAAAAATAATCGTTAACCAATTTCTCGTGCGCTCCTTCGCGGTCTCTGTTAACCTGTATTCGTCTGGTAATAACGTTTTCAGACGagtcctcttcctcttcctcttccaaAAGAATCTGCGCCGCCTTTACCACAGCGTTTGCGAAAAACATCTCCTCTTCATCCGAAGAAGAGTCGGACCACCAAGGATTAGATGCCATTGTGGATGAAgagatattttttttataaaagattgGTATAAAAATGGgagtgtttttttataaaaatggatgagAATGGGAGAAGAATGGGTGAAATATTGAAGAAATGGTATAAAGAATGGGTATATATTTAAattgaaaaaggttttttttttttttttataaaactagcCGTTATTAACGGCTATATGCTTCAAAGGTGGCCCGGCGAGCCCGGCTTGGGTTTGCTGGTGAGGACGGGTGGGAtggaggggggcggtgtgggggaccggcgccggtcctagccgggcctcagccggcccccacTCCTTCTAGTCTAAATAGATAATGAAGAAAAGTGGCGTAGATTAGGCTGCAGAGGGCAGGGTATGGTTTAAAGGTGGCAGAGGCTCTATTACTCACGATAACAAGGAGGCTTTattagactagaaggtatgggagccggctgaggcccggcaaggaccggcgccggtcccccacaccgccccctgggGCTCGGCTCAGCACAACCGGCACCCCACAGCCGGGGTAGCCGGTCCACCACATTCAAAAAGTAGCCGTTATTCCAACggcattattaataaaaaaaattttcctTGTTTCTATAAAAACACCTATTTTCACCATAATTTCCCCACTTTCAACCTAAAACCCTCTCACTTTTATACCATTTCTCcccacttttataaaaaaattatctTTTCATCCACAATGCCATCTAATTCTTGGTGGCCCTCGTCTTCGGATGACGAAGAGGAGATGTTTTTCGCAAACGTTGTGCTACGGGCGGGGCAGATTCTTATTgaaggaggaagaggaagaggaagactTCTCGTCTGAAAATGTTATTACCAGACGAATACGGATTAACAGAGACCGCCAAGGTTTATCATTAAAAAATTTGATTatccttattttttttaaactcgtatttatatatttttttacgaCAGGAGCGCACGAGAAATTGGTGAACGATTATTTTTCGGATGAACCACTTTACAATAACGAGATTTTCAGACGCAGGTTCCGAATGAGTTGCCGCTTATTCACACGGATTGCTAATGATTTGGCGGGGCTAGACCCGTTTTTCACGCAACGACCTGATGCTCGAAATTATGAAGGGTTCACCACGTTACAAAAGTGTACtgcggccattcgccaactggcGTACGGGACAGTGGCCGACGCTTTGGACGAGTACTTACAGATGTCGGCAAGAACTACGCGGGAATGTTTGTATCGGTTTTGCCATAATGTGGTGAAACTGTATAGCAAAACATATTTGCGGAAACCAAACGCGTATGATGTGCAACAGTTGAACCAAGCTCATGAAGCAAGGCACGGGTTTCCGGGAATGCTTGGTAGCATTGATTGTATGCATTGGGCGCGGCATAACTGCCCGACTGCGTGGCGCGGCCAATATACGCGAGGTGATCACGGCTATCCAACCGTGATACTTGAAGCCGTGGCATCATAAGATTTGTGGATATGGCATTCTTTCTTTGGTCTCCCTGGTTCACTCAACGACCTCAACGTGTTATACCAATCGGCGATCTTTACCGATGTCGTTAATGGAACCTGTCCGGACACACGTTTTACAGTTTCTGGGGTTGAGTATAGACGTGGGTATTATCTTGCTGACGGGATATATCCGTCTTGGTCTACAATTGTAAAGACTATTCCATATCCCGAGGacgaaaaaaggaaaaaattcgCCAAGCGTCAAGAAGCTATCGAACGTGCTTTTGGTGTCTTACAAAAAAAATGGGCCGTCCTTCAACAACCGGCACGTGCGTTCACACCGAAAAGGTTGCGCCTTTGTATGTACGCTTGCATTTTGCTCCATAACATGATTATTGAAGACGAAGGTCGGGCGATTTGTGAGTATGATGAGAATGCATCTTACGGGAACACTATCCCGGTTGATCCGCCACaacaggatttaaactcgttcTCGCTAACCAACGACTTCACGCATGCAAACCTTCAACAGGATTTGGTAGAACATATTTGGAACAACGTTAACATCGGGGACGGAGACGAAGACGAAGacgagtagtgtaattttttatttttaggaaatgtaatttttttaatgttatgaaatgaatttatttaggttgttttatgttgtaatttttaatgtttttaaagtttttattaaattaacaaaaaaaacataggaaataataaaatattaaggTGGGGCCTCATCCTCCACCCCCCTCAAAAGTGAAGGAGCCCATCCCCCACGAGCCGGTGATGTGGCGCCTAGGTGGCGGCCCATCCTCGTGGGGATGGACCTcaccatacccactagtcttacCACTTCTTAATAGCTAGTATGGTATGAGATGGAGTTACCTCTTTCATACTTCACACACACAAGATCTCGCTATTGTTATCTATTGTTTTGGTTGGCATACATTAGACGGCGGGGTGTGGTATCAGGGAGCCGGTCGGGTGACTAGGTGTCAGTCGTCCCTGTCGAGGAACACCCCCCTCCCGGTCTGTACTTCGGTGAGCTCGAGGACTCACCCCTGTCTTCCCCGACACGATTTTTGATGATGTTTGAATTTTGTGACCGTTGTTCAACGaccatttattaaaaaaattcaatTAATTTCTGTTTTTAACACTACATAAACCTCATTTTTTATCAAAAAACTCACCACATTCTCTGTCTTTTATATATTCTTCTCCTTCATTtatatcttttaaaaatagtcatCATGAGTTCTTCATCGGATGAGGAAAATGTTGGAAACTTTTTTGCTGGAAACCTATGTGCGGATTTAGTCGATCATATCTGGAATAACTTCCATGACGATCACACTGATGACGAGTAGTGGTGTTTGTAGATTTAgacaatatttattttatgattttagtATGTAATTTTAGATGGTAATatgtgtttatttatttatttgtaattTTCTAGAacatttatgtaatttttaattttCTTAAAACTATATGTATtcattataaataaaatacattaaacgaataaaaaatgtttaaaaataaatcacattaaataaaaaaataaaaaaatggaagGGGGAAACCACACCCCACTCTTGAGGAAACTGCTGAGATGAAAGAAAGGGTGATGTGACGCCTATATGAACTTGGGGAAGAGGAAACCACACCCTATAGAGTTAACGTACTTTTCCAATTGAGTTGGAATATTATACAGAATGTAACAGTTAAAGATTTAAAGAAACGGCACACTCATAAATGATTTAGGCACCTCAAATCGATAACGTAAAATTTccttttataaaagaaaaaaatcatTGATGTAATATTAAAACATTACACGGACATGTTTAGATTACAAATCATGTACGGGAGAGAATTTTTGTACGAAGTGTAGGAGACAGAGCTTAATCATTGATCTCTCAAGATCAATGGTTCATAACTAGGCAGTGACATTTTCGTAAATATAAGGTTAAAACAATTGAAGAAACAAATAGAGAAAGGGTATTCTGGTCCTTTCTCACTTGAACTTCCCCTGATTTTAAACGGCTATACCTTTTtatatgttaatattttttttaaattgcatcgtattaacgagcatttcattctctttaattcgagcaacctattgttatagttttctttaaaaaattacatgattttgaatacttattacgtgattacgtgattttgaatacccagcacatgactacgtgatttcgaataccgattacgtgatttcattatagaaTGTGAAA
This is a stretch of genomic DNA from Helianthus annuus cultivar XRQ/B chromosome 16, HanXRQr2.0-SUNRISE, whole genome shotgun sequence. It encodes these proteins:
- the LOC110920072 gene encoding protein ALP1-like, whose protein sequence is MASNPWWSDSSSDEEEMFFANAVVKAAQILLEEEEEEDSSENVITRRIQVNRDREGAHEKLVNDYFSDAPLYNADTFKRRFRMSRRLFTRIADDLAGLDPFFTQRPDARNYEGFTTLQKFTAAIRQLAYGTVADALDEYLQMSARTARECLYRFCHNVVKLYSKKYLRKPNAYDVQQLYQAHEARHGFPGMLGSIDCMHWAWHNCPTGWRGQYTRGDHGYPTLILEAVASQDLWIWHSFFGLPGSLNVLNVLYQSTIFSDVVNGIGPDTRFTVSGVEYRRGYYLADGIYPSWSTIVKTISYPEEEKRKKFAKRQEGARKDIESCFGVLKKKWAVLEQPARAFTQKRLRLIMYACILLHNMIIEDEGRAICEYDENASYGNTVPVDPTQQDLNSFALTNDFTHINLQQDLVEHIWNNVNVTDGAEEEDEDE